In Saccopteryx leptura isolate mSacLep1 chromosome 11, mSacLep1_pri_phased_curated, whole genome shotgun sequence, the following proteins share a genomic window:
- the LOC136383462 gene encoding LOW QUALITY PROTEIN: butyrophilin subfamily 3 member A3-like (The sequence of the model RefSeq protein was modified relative to this genomic sequence to represent the inferred CDS: substituted 1 base at 1 genomic stop codon) produces the protein MQVKRAMSLVFHLLDLSLFLILAQLLTFCSAQIAVVGPPDPILAVVGEDAELPCYLSPKMNAETMELKWVRPSPWQVVLTYAHGKEETQAAEYRGRTSILREDITEGTAALRIHNVTVSDNGEYQCIFQDGDFYENAMVELKVAALGSDLLIEMKGYEDGGIRLECTSAGWYPQPHIEWRDDRGQSLPAVAAPVTADSLGLYTATASVTVEGDSGRGISCIFINPVLSQERTARVSIAGPFFWNARPWVVALAVTLPALLGLLVAAGFFLWGQQKRNEGLSTEIERERRKKEEERAEKQRERSANEKLQRELSRMRIQYLARGEKSQAYAEWKMALFQPADVFLDLDTAHPNLIVSQNQRSVQWAGTWQSLPDNNKRFHKRCCVLGCESFMSGRHFWEMEVGDREQWHVGVCRENVDRKHSFKMTPEVGFWTMGLYEGNEYRACTDPWTKLTIDPPERVGVFLDYELGEVSFYNASDGSHIYTFPHTSFSGPLFPFFQIFALEPTALTICPAQKRVESSLLPNPVPDPSLETYVVQGSDENEDPQVEVTPLLLQAXPGAEGPLTTMCHNQRTLAKNTLSETLH, from the exons ATGCAG GTAAAAAGGGCGATGTCCCTGGTCTTCCATCTGCttgacctctctctcttcctcatcttGGCCCAGCTGCTCACCTTCTGCTCAG CTCAGATTGCTGTGGTTGGACCCCCAGACCCCATCCTGGCCGTGGTGGGTGAAGATGCTGAGCTGCCCTGTTACCTGTCCCCAAAGATGAATGCTGAGACCATGGAGCTGAAGTGGGTGCGACCCAGCCCCTGGCAGGTGGTGCTCACGTATGCACATGGGAAGGAAGAGACACAGGCAGCAGAGTATCGAGGGAGAACTTCGATTTTAAGAGAGGACATCACTGAGGGGACGGCTGCTCTCCGGATTCACAACGTCACAGTCTCTGACAATGGAGAATACCAGTGTATTTTCCAAGATGGAGATTTCTATGAAAATGCGATGGTGGAGCTGAAGGTTGCAG CGCTGGGCTCTGATCTCCTCATTGAAATGAAGGGCTATGAGGATGGAGGGATTCGTCTGGAGTGCACGTCTGCAGGCTGGTATCCGCAGCCCCACATCGAGTGGAGAGATGACAGGGGACAGAGCTTGCCCGCTGTGGCAGCACCTGTGACTGCAGACAGCCTGGGTCTGTACACAGCCACAGCATCTGTGACCGTGGAAGGCGACTCTGGGAGGGGGATCTCCTGTATCTTCATAAACCCCGTGCTCAGCCAGGAAAGGACAGCCAGGGTTTCCATTGCAG GTCCCTTCTTCTGGAACGCGCGGCCCTGGGTTGTGGCCCTCGCGGTGACCCTGCCGGCTCTGCTGGGGCTCCTGGTGGCGGCAGGGTTCTTCCTGTGGGGACAGCAGAAGAGAAACGAGGGTCTGTCCACGGAGATAGAGAGGGAgcgaaggaagaaggaagaagaacgGGCGGAGAAGCAGCGGGAGCGAAGCGCCAATG AGAAGCTGCAGCGTGAACTCA GTCGGATGAGGATCCAGTACCTGGCGC GGG GTGAGAAGTCTCAGGCCTACGCTG AGTGGAAGATGGCCCTCTTCCAACCTG CTGATGTGTTTCTGGATCTGGACACCGCGCACCCCAACCTCATTGTTTCCCAGAACCAGAGGAGCGTGCAGTGGGCAGGAACATGGCAGAGCCTGCCTGACAACAACAAGAGATTTCATAAGCGTTGCTGTGTGCTGGGCTGTGAGAGCTTCATGTCGGGGAGACATTTCTGGGAGATGGAGGTGGGGGACAGGGAACAGTGGCATGTTGGAGTATGTAGGGAGAACGTGGACAGAAAACATTCCTTTAAAATGACACCTGAGGTTGGATTCTGGACAATGGGGCTGTATGAGGGGAATGAGTACCGGGCTTGCACAGACCCCTGGACCAAACTAACAATTGACCCTCCTGAACGCGTGGGGGTTTTCCTGGACTATGAGTTGGGGGAGGTCTCCTTCTACAACGCCAGTGATGGGTCGCACATCTACACCTTCCCACACACCTCCTTCTCTGGgcctctatttcctttttttcagatttttgcaTTGGAACCCACTGCCTTGACCATTTGCCCAGCCCAAAAAAGAGTGGAAAGTTCCCTCTTGCCAAACCCAGTGCCTGACCCTTCCTTGGAGACCTATGTGGTCCAGGGCTCAGATGAAAATGAAGACCCTCAGGTTGAAGTAACACCTTTGCTTCTCCAAGCCTAACCTGGAGCTGAGGGACCATTAACAACAATGTGTCACAACCAGAGAACACTAGCTAAAAACACCCTGAGTGAAACACTTCactaa
- the LOC136382967 gene encoding LOW QUALITY PROTEIN: butyrophilin subfamily 2 member A1-like (The sequence of the model RefSeq protein was modified relative to this genomic sequence to represent the inferred CDS: inserted 1 base in 1 codon): MEPAASLHVSPPDPRQFFALLGLSALVSAQFTVVGQADPTWALVGESTVLSCHLSPERSAVDMEVRWFRSQFSPAVLVYKGGRERTEEQMEQYRGRTTFVSEDIIKGRVALVIHNVTAHDNGSYRCYFQQGRSYDEAVVHLMVAGLGSKPLIGMKGHQDGGVRLECSSVGWFPEPHAVWRDLYGEVKPALEEAYTQETGGLFRVTMAVVIRDSSVRNIACSVNNTLLAQEKNSVIFIPESFFPNTSPWMVALAVTLPALLLVIVRGICLIRKLHKDKEMLLVGKDLENREKEIARNALEKERVEKEKERLMKEQLQEELRWRRGLLHAADVVLDPDTAHPELFLSEDRRSVRRGPXGQSVPDNPERFDCRPCVLGAESFSSGRHYWEVEVENVMVWAVGVCRDSVARKGEALLVPENGFWTLEMFRNQYRVLSSPEKIIPLKERLCRVAVFLDYESGDVSFYNMRDRSHIYTCPRSLFSGPLRPFFRLGSDDSPLFICPAFTGAQGVTVPEGGLVLHRAGTQRSHQDQFPDLRDKQGSPGHLY; encoded by the exons ATGGAGCCGGCTGCTTCCCTGCACGTCTCCCCGCCTGACCCCCGGCAGTTCTTCGCGCTCCTGGGCTTGTCCGCCCTGGTCTCAG CCCAGTTTACTGTCGTGGGGCAAGCTGACCCCACGTGGGCCTTGGTGGGAGAAAGCACCGTGTTAAGCTGCCACCTGTCACCTGAGAGAAGTGCCGTGGACATGGAGGTGCGGTGGTTCCGGTCTCAGTTCTCGCCGGCCGTGCTGGTGTACAAGGGCGGGCGCGAGAGGACGGAGGAGCAGATGGAGCAGTACCGCGGGCGGACAACCTTCGTGAGCGAAGACATTATCAAGGGGAGGGTGGCCCTGGTCATTCACAATGTCACCGCCCACGACAATGGCAGTTACCGCTGTTATTTCCAACAAGGCAGGTCCTACGATGAGGCTGTCGTGCACCTAATGGTGGCAG GCCTGGGCTCCAAGCCCCTCATTGGAATGAAGGGCCACCAGGATGGGGGCGTCCGGCTGGAGTGCTCATCTGTAGGGTGGTTCCCAGAGCCCCACGCAGTGTGGAGGGACCTCTATGGTGAGGTCAAGCCCGCCCTGGAGGAGGCTTACACTCAGGAGACAGGCGGACTCTTCAGGGTCACCATGGCCGTGGTCATCAGGGACAGCTCTGTGAGGAACATAGCCTGTTCCGTCAACAACACCCTGCTTGCCCAGGAGAAGAATTCTGTGATCTTCATTCCAG AATCCTTCTTCCCCAACACGTCTCCctggatggtggccctggctgtcaccctgcctgccctcctcctcGTCATCGTCAGGGGCATCTGTCTCATCAGAAAACTCCACAAGGACAAAGAAATGTTGTTGGTAGGAAAAGAtttagaaaacagagagaaagaaattgcaCGTAACGCACTGGAGAAAGAACgtgtggaaaaagagaaagaacgtTTAATGAAAG aACAACTTCAAGAAGAATTGC GATGGAGAAGAGGACTCTTACATGCTG CTGACGTGGTCCTGGACCCGGACACCGCCCATCCCGAGCTCTTCCTGTCAGAGGACAGAAGAAGTGTGAGGCGGGGCC GCGGGCAGAGCGTGCCTGACAACCCAGAGAGATTCGACTGCCGGCCTTGTGTCCTGGGTGCAGAGAGCTTCTCCTCAGGGAGACActactgggaggtggaggtggaaaaCGTGATGGTGTGGGCTGTGGGGGTCTGCAGAGACAGTGTGGCGAGGAAAGGGGAGGCCCTGCTGGTTCCGGAGAATGGTTTCTGGACCCTGGAGATGTTTAGGAACCAGTACCGGGTCCTGTCCTCTCCTGAGAAGATAATTCCCCTGAAGGAACGCCTTTGCCGGGTGGCTGTGTTCCTGGACTACGAATCTGGGGATGTCTCCTTCTATAACATGAGGGACCGATCACACATCTACACGTGTCCCCGTTCTCTCTTCTCTGGGCCCCTGAGGCCCTTCTTCAGGCTGGGGTCTGATGACAGCCCCCTCTTCATCTGCCCAGCATTCACAGGGGCCCAGGGGGTCACAGTGCCTGAGGGTGGCCTGGTCCTTCACAGGGCAGGAACCCAGCGCAGCCACCAGGACCAATTCCCTGATCTCAGAGACAAGCAGGGAAGCCCCGGCCATCTCTACTAG